In one Gossypium hirsutum isolate 1008001.06 chromosome D09, Gossypium_hirsutum_v2.1, whole genome shotgun sequence genomic region, the following are encoded:
- the LOC107890811 gene encoding LOW QUALITY PROTEIN: aldehyde oxidase GLOX1 (The sequence of the model RefSeq protein was modified relative to this genomic sequence to represent the inferred CDS: inserted 3 bases in 3 codons) yields the protein MSVPQVKRKIMDPKILIFMLLVCCSSVFNVGAQSYQGKWKLLKRSIGVSAMHMALLPNEKIVTFDRSEFGPSNITLPQGKCIKEDSKSSDCYAHSVEFDPATRAVRPLTILSDTWCSSGAFSIDGTLVQSGGYRLGEKVVRYFKPCMDCDWEEDQNGLLSPRWYASNQVLPDGKIIVVGGRYQFTYEFIPKLSGSDRILYKLPFLKETRYSALVPNNLYPFLHLSTDGNLFVFANDRGILLDYINNKVIRSYPVMPGGISRNYPSTGYSVLLPLKLFSTTDSDNNTSTPDAEVLICGGTAPDSNEKANVGVFVPASKSCGRLIITAASPEWEMEEMPINRVMGDMIMLPTGDVLIINGAAKGTAGWGVARDPVLNPVLYRPDARNSDGSTRFEXLAPSLIPRLYHSTAHLLSDGRVLVGGSNPNINYNFSALYPTELSLEAFYPPYFTKXKPRPSIVAVNPGLKIGYKQKISLEFTLEGSVILSDLFVTMVAPSFTTHSIAMNQRLLVLAFNNEVKKTSSGNYLVEGXCPETAALAPPGYYQLFLVHEAIPSKGKWIQIKQF from the exons ATGTCGGTTCCTCAAGTTAAACGCAAAATAATGGACCCGAAAATCCTCATATTCATGCTCTTGGTATGTTGTTCATCAGTCTTCAATGTAGGCGCTCAATCTTACCAAGGGAAATGGAAACTGTTGAAAAGAAGCATCGGAGTTTCGGCAATGCATATGGCATTGTTACCCAATGAGAAGATTGTCACTTTCGACCGGTCCGAGTTTGGTCCTTCCAACATTACTCTTCCGCAAGGGAAGTGCATCAAAGAAGACTCGAAATCATCCGATTGTTATGCGCATTCCGTTGAGTTCGATCCGGCAACTCGAGCTGTTAGGCCACTGACTATATTGTCTGATACGTGGTGTTCTTCGGGCGCATTTTCGATCGATGGTACGTTAGTGCAAAGTGGTGGTTATCGACTTGGTGAAAAAGTTGTTCGGTATTTCAAGCCATGCATGGATTGCGATTGGGAAGAAGATCAAAATGGACTTCTTTCACCGAGGTGGTATGCTTCTAATCAAGTTTTACCCGATGGAAAGATCATTGTGGTGGGTGGACGATATCAGTTCACGTATGAATTTATTCCAAAACTCTCCGGTTCCGATCGAATACTTTACAAACTTCCTTTCCTAAAGGAAACAAGATATTCAGCGTTGGTCCCCAACAATCTCTACCCTTTTCTACATCTATCCACCGACGGAAATCTTTTCGTTTTCGCTAATGATCGAGGGATTCTACTCGATTATATTAACAATAAGGTGATTAGAAGCTATCCTGTAATGCCTGGTGGGATTTCCCGCAATTATCCCAGCACCGGATACTCTGTTCTTCTTCCTTTGAAACTCTTTAGTACCACCGATAGCGACAATAACACTAGTACCCCAGATGCTGAGGTCTTAATCTGCGGTGGGACAGCCCCGGATTCGAATGAGAAGGCTAATGTTGGAGTCTTTGTTCCGGCATCAAAATCTTGTGGTCGCTTGATAATTACAGCGGCATCTCCGGAATGGGAAATGGAGGAAATGCCAATCAACAGAGTGATGGGCGACATGATCATGTTACCGACCGGCGACGTTCTCATCATAAATGGTGCGGCCAAAGGCACTGCTGGTTGGGGTGTTGCACGAGACCCTGTTCTGAACCCAGTTTTATACCGCCCCGACGCTCGAAACAGTGACGGAAGCACCAGGTTCG GTTTAGCCCCATCTTTGATTCCTAGACTTTACCATTCAACTGCTCATTTGCTGTCCGACGGTCGAGTCTTAGTCGGCGGCAGCAATCCTAACATTAATTACAACTTCTCTGCACTTTATCCAACTGAACTCAGCCTTGAAGCATTTTATCCCCCATATTTCACCA AAAAGCCTCGGCCATCGATCGTTGCGGTAAACCCAGGGTTAAAAATTGGTTATAAGCAGAAAATCTCTCTAGAATTCACATTAGAAGGGAGTGTTATTCTATCAGATTTGTTCGTAACAATGGTGGCTCCATCTTTTACCACACATTCAATTGCAATGAACCAAAGGTTGCTAGTTTTGGCATTCAATAATGAAGTGAAGAAGACTTCTTCGGGGAACTATTTGGTGGAAG TATGCCCAGAAACGGCGGCATTGGCACCGCCTGGATATTACCAGTTGTTCTTGGTACACGAAGCTATTCCAAGCAAAGGGAAATGGATCCAAATTAAGCAGTTTTAA
- the LOC107892846 gene encoding protein BRANCHLESS TRICHOME — MGASKTYLPKNALGRPPPLELVLKFQDKSWAYRNSFLDRENPHYEKEKQQSRKEKEKRQPKSSYTMKGEDMKDMLMMMKNRSTGNLRNGISWKFYENPFYYSNHQQLQSQSSKHLHHQLIPVMDSDLGIARAQIIDLKAEVEYERKARKKVESLNKKLGKEVAEERRGKEALERVCEKLAREITSKKSEMDRMKREFEEERKMLKIAEVLREERVQMKLAEAKILFHEKFKELEEIKRKQSDIENNSNAVFDSRESTRFASSEQPSSCCHNINSTATVSSSMAVQQKESQEAENPHIKRGIKGFVEFPKVVRAIGSKSRRWGSKLECQKAQLRILSPSK, encoded by the coding sequence ATGGGAGCctccaaaacatatcttccaaagAATGCATTGGGCAGACCACCTCCCTTAGAACTAGTTTTAAAGTTCCAGGATAAATCATGGGCCTACCGCAATAGCTTTCTTGACAGGGAAAATCCCCATTACGAAAAAGAAAAGCAGCAAagtagaaaagaaaaggaaaagcgACAACCAAAAAGCTCATATACAATGAAAGGAGAAGATATGAAGGATATGCTGATGATGATGAAAAACAGAAGCACTGGTAATCTCAGGAATGGGATTAGCTGGAAATTTTACGAAAACCCATTTTATTATTCTAATCATCAACAACTACAGAGCCAAAGTAGCAAGCACCTTCATCATCAACTGATACCAGTAATGGATTCCGACTTGGGTATTGCTCGAGCCCAGATCATCGACTTGAAAGCTGAGGTGGAGTACGAACGTAAAGCACGTAAAAAGGTGGAGTCTCTCAATAAGAAACTGGGTAAAGAAGTAGCTGAAGAACGAAGGGGGAAAGAAGCATTGGAGAGAGTGTGTGAAAAGCTTGCTAGAGAAATCACTTCAAAGAAATCAGAGATGGATCGAATGAAAAGAGAGTTCGAGGaggaaagaaagatgctaaaGATAGCTGAAGTTTTAAGGGAAGAAAGAGTTCAAATGAAGCTGGCCGAGGCCAAGATTTTGTTCCACGAGAAGTTTAAAGAATTGGAGGAAATTAAACGCAAACAATCTGATATTGAAAATAATAGCAACGCTGTTTTCGATTCAAGAGAGTCAACGAGATTTGCATCGAGTGAACAACCATCATCATGTTGCCATAATATAAACAGTACTGCTACTGTGTCTTCATCAATGGCGGTTCAGCAAAAAGAATCTCAAGAAGCTGAGAATCCTCACATAAAGCGAGGGATCAAAGGGTTTGTTGAATTTCCAAAAGTGGTTCGAGCAATTGGATCAAAGAGTAGGCGTTGGGGTTCAAAGCTGGAGTGCCAAAAAGCACAGTTAAGGATTCTATCCCCATCCAAGTAA
- the LOC107890810 gene encoding probable lysophospholipase BODYGUARD 1, with amino-acid sequence MDVKLNTIRLVRVLSLAGEILNNAVSFAVFCVLDFVDFILCFVYKVIDFWIESQWKPCYCSSAKQRIIEGDNILVSEECESKIVCLTSTNLQVEDISDTLYSRPSIVAQLSKFIINDLNKTKKTKVTSTFTIDSTIVEVLRRNVVPRWSDCDCKICNSWTSSRKDTLFVKAEGPKDKAREDVLFIHGFISSSVFWTETLFPNFSTTVKSTYRLLAVDILGFGRSPKPTDSLYTLREHVEMIEKSVLEAFQVKSFHIVAHSLGCILALAIAVKHPGSIKSLTLLAPPYFPVPKGEPATQYIMRRIAPRRVWPVMAFGASVACWYEHISRTICLVVCKNHRLWEFITKFITRNRIRTYLLESFCCHTHNAAWHTLHNIICGTAGNLDSYLDTVCNQLKCEVTIFHGGDDEVIPVECSYNVQRRIPRAQVKVVENKDHITIVVGRQKAFAKELEKIWKRSKCD; translated from the exons ATGGATGTAAAGCTTAATACAATTAGACTCGTACGGGTGTTGAGCTTAGCAGGGGAAATTCTGAATAATGCTGTCAGCTTTGCTGTCTTTTGTGTTCTCGActttgttgatttcattttatgttttgtttacaAAGTTATTGATTTCTGGATTGAATCCCAATGGAAACCTTGTTATTGTTCCTCTGCTAAACAACGCATCATCGAGGGTGACAACATCTTGGTTTCGGAAGAGTGCGAGTCTAAGATTGTTTGCCTCACGTCAACCAATTTACAGGTGGAGGACATCTCGGATACCCTTTATTCTCGTCCTTCCATTGTTGCCCAGCTCTCCAAGTTTATTATTAATGACCTAAACAAGACGAAGAAAACAAAGGTGACATCAACTTTCACCATTGACTCCACCATTGTTGAAGTGCTTCGACGCAATGTAGTTCCAAGATGGTCTGATTGCGATTGTAAAATATGCAACTCTTGGACCTCTTCCAGGAAGGACACTCTTTTCGTTAAAGCAGAAGGACCCAAAG ATAAAGCTCGAGAAGATGTGTTATTCATTCATGGCTTCATTTCATCATCAGTATTTTGGACTGAAACTTTATTCCCCAACTTTTCGACTACTGTGAAATCGACTTACAGATTGTTGGCTGTTGATATACTGGGTTTTGGCCGAAGTCCGAAGCCAACTGACTCGCTTTACACTTTAAGAGAGCATGTGGAAATGATTGAAAAGTCCGTGCTTGAAGCTTTCCAAGTTAAATCGTTCCACATTGTGGCTCATTCCTTAGGCTGCATTTTAGCCCTTGCTATAGCTGTTAAGCACCCGGGATCCATCAAGTCTCTCACCCTACTCGCACca CCATATTTTCCAGTGCCAAAGGGTGAACCAGCAACTCAATATATTATGAGAAGAATAGCGCCCCGGCGAGTGTGGCCGGTGATGGCTTTCGGTGCATCGGTTGCTTGCTGGTACGAGCACATCAGCCGGACGATTTGCCTGGTGGTATGCAAGAACCACCGGTTGTGGGAATTTATCACCAAATTTATCACCCGAAACAG GATCAGGACTTACTTGTTAGAAAGTTTCTGCTGCCACACCCATAATGCCGCTTGGCATACACTTCACAACATCATTTGTGGCACCGCCGGCAATCTCGACAGCTATTTGGACACCGTCTGCAACCAGCTAAAGTGCGAGGTCACCATATTCCATGGAGGAGACGATGAAGTAATCCCGGTGGAATGTAGCTATAATGTACAGAGAAGAATCCCTCGTGCTCAAGTTAAGGTTGTCGAAAACAAAGATCACATTACAATTGTTGTTGGTAGACAAAAGGCCTTTGCCAAGGAACTTGAGAAGATTTGGAAGAGATCAAAATGTGATTAA